The following proteins come from a genomic window of Crateriforma spongiae:
- a CDS encoding endonuclease/exonuclease/phosphatase family protein, which yields MNRWICVIAVLAMVITGCAKSEPDATASAKPSGSDSTQPASPIAADPADSDTPDPQAPQSMPGTVISPATGEIPPKKDGVLRIATFNVSLYGKAPGQMMERLADGKDQQAERIAAIVQTVRPDVLLLNEIDFDEDAATVNALNDLFFAVGNTEREGHRFEHVRSFPSNTGVDSGLDLDDNGLPGQPNDAWGYGVYEGQYAMAVLSRFPIDDEQIRTFQTLRWASMPDPQVPVDPKSGETYYDEDVWNQLRLSSKNHIDVPVRIGERTLHVLASHPTPPVFDGPEDHNGCRNHDEIRFWTDYLDGSSDAWMIDDAGVQGGFDSDDPFVIMGDLNADPVRGDGRREAIINLLEHDRTTDPQPIGAAVAEKEPSDSVSPHATADFGRNGWMRVDYVVPDQSLELRDSGVFWPGPDSPQRYWITASDHRLVWIDVVWP from the coding sequence ATGAATCGCTGGATTTGCGTCATTGCAGTGCTGGCCATGGTGATCACCGGATGCGCCAAATCGGAACCCGATGCCACCGCGTCGGCAAAGCCATCCGGTTCTGATTCGACTCAACCAGCATCGCCGATCGCAGCAGATCCGGCAGACTCCGACACTCCGGACCCCCAAGCCCCCCAATCGATGCCGGGCACTGTGATCTCACCCGCGACCGGCGAAATTCCGCCTAAGAAGGACGGCGTTCTTCGGATCGCCACGTTCAATGTGTCGCTGTACGGCAAAGCCCCCGGACAAATGATGGAACGCCTGGCTGATGGCAAGGACCAGCAAGCCGAACGGATCGCGGCGATCGTTCAAACGGTGCGTCCGGATGTCTTGCTACTGAATGAAATCGATTTTGACGAAGACGCCGCGACGGTAAACGCGCTGAACGATTTGTTCTTTGCGGTCGGCAATACCGAACGCGAAGGACACCGGTTCGAGCACGTTCGTTCATTCCCCAGCAACACGGGCGTCGATTCGGGACTGGACCTGGACGATAACGGGCTACCCGGCCAACCCAATGATGCTTGGGGATACGGTGTGTACGAGGGGCAGTATGCGATGGCCGTGCTTAGCCGTTTTCCCATCGATGACGAACAGATCCGGACATTTCAGACGTTGCGTTGGGCGTCGATGCCCGATCCCCAAGTTCCGGTCGATCCCAAATCGGGTGAAACGTACTACGACGAAGACGTTTGGAATCAGCTGCGGTTGTCCAGCAAGAATCACATCGACGTTCCGGTGCGAATCGGTGAACGCACGCTGCACGTTCTTGCCAGCCACCCGACGCCGCCGGTTTTCGACGGTCCAGAAGACCACAATGGATGCCGCAACCACGATGAGATTCGCTTCTGGACGGATTACTTGGACGGTTCGTCCGACGCCTGGATGATTGATGATGCGGGGGTTCAAGGCGGCTTTGATTCCGACGACCCGTTCGTGATCATGGGTGACCTGAATGCCGATCCGGTTCGCGGCGACGGCCGACGTGAAGCCATCATCAACTTGCTGGAACACGATCGCACGACCGATCCACAGCCCATCGGCGCGGCGGTCGCGGAAAAGGAACCTTCCGATAGCGTCAGCCCTCACGCGACTGCCGACTTTGGTCGCAACGGATGGATGCGGGTCGACTACGTGGTACCTGATCAATCACTGGAGCTTCGTGACAGCGGTGTGTTTTGGCCGGGACCGGATTCCCCGCAACGCTATTGGATCACGGCCAGTGATCACCGCTTGGTGTGGATTGACGTCGTATGGCCGTGA
- the treZ gene encoding malto-oligosyltrehalose trehalohydrolase, translated as MESNQPKHSYLATDLDGTLIPLQVREAVRGGLSVDEAERRLEASTEALRRFHQAIQPTPGQPRLRMAFLTGRHLESVGDAIGQFDLPLPEWILCDVGSSIYHRQAGDVAGRSPAGDVVTDGFERLQAYDDELSRITGDIDADDLRRRLQAIDGIRLQEPEKQARFKLSFYADQHELEQRVAAIREFLDQQDLPFGIVHSVDPFNGDGLIDVMPRGVTKAHALHWWIQHFGIDSDQIAFAGDSGNDLAALISGIPAVVVGNADRSLASRVLRHHRESGWEGRLFLADDHSTAGVWQGCRWFGLVGRDGSDPTIGSDATTCPSSLEIDRLHGHLGASLIHRDTTRFVVFAPSHQEVEVLLVDQGDQPMSTHRLRRTDVGYHVGLVNECPAGTRYRYRLSGETVVPDPASRFQPDGVHGPSQVVDRRHAWAHRCADSIGRDDLIIYELHLGTFTDAGTYQAAIDRLDELVELGVNAIEIMPVAACGGRWNWGYDGVDWFAPMADYGTPDQFRDFVDAAHGKGLAVILDVVYNHFGPEGNYLHPLGGYISAKHHTVWGDAPNFDQPPTDREVRRFAIANAIHWLDEYRIDGLRVDAIHCIADDSENHWVAELSEAVRKWGDSKGRKPSLIAESNIYDPQMLIPRSQGGMNFDAQWCDDFLHSVFAVLRPGEQLSQRTYHAESDLRQVMSQGYVFEGTVRSPRQRTEPGARVDTAGLVYSIQNHDFIGNHPLGQRLHTIAGMSAQRAAAALLILSPAIPMLFMGEEFACPNPFSFFVDFGDDHLRQSVVEGRRREYPQHDWSAGHLPTDPAAMESSKIGPRSAGSESMWRWYRDLIAMRKQLQQAACFGDDCYDVLAGPKNVFVMRYSNDKVAVTIQVCLAGQVSAAVLQCRDGESTVMDSMADQYREETDSAADQEHAAASRALITARGLADG; from the coding sequence ATGGAATCCAATCAACCAAAGCACTCGTATTTGGCAACCGACCTGGACGGCACTCTGATCCCGCTGCAGGTGCGGGAGGCGGTGCGTGGCGGCTTGTCGGTCGACGAAGCGGAACGCCGGCTCGAAGCCAGCACCGAAGCTTTACGGCGATTTCATCAAGCCATCCAACCGACGCCCGGGCAGCCGCGTTTGCGCATGGCGTTTTTAACGGGGCGGCATTTGGAATCAGTGGGCGATGCGATCGGACAGTTTGATCTGCCCCTGCCCGAATGGATTCTGTGCGATGTCGGTAGCAGCATCTATCACCGTCAGGCCGGTGACGTTGCGGGACGCTCCCCCGCGGGCGATGTCGTGACCGACGGGTTTGAACGCCTGCAAGCCTATGACGACGAACTGTCGCGGATCACCGGTGACATCGACGCGGATGATCTGCGGCGACGTTTGCAAGCGATCGACGGCATTCGATTGCAAGAGCCCGAAAAACAGGCCCGCTTCAAACTGAGTTTTTACGCGGACCAGCATGAACTTGAGCAGCGGGTCGCCGCGATTCGTGAGTTTCTGGATCAGCAAGATTTGCCTTTTGGCATCGTTCACAGCGTTGACCCGTTCAACGGTGACGGGTTGATCGATGTGATGCCCCGCGGGGTGACCAAAGCCCATGCATTGCATTGGTGGATTCAACACTTTGGAATCGATTCCGACCAAATCGCCTTCGCCGGTGATTCGGGGAACGATCTGGCTGCTTTGATCAGCGGCATTCCAGCGGTGGTTGTCGGCAACGCTGATCGTTCCTTGGCTTCACGCGTGTTGCGGCATCATCGTGAATCGGGCTGGGAAGGACGGCTGTTTTTGGCCGACGATCACAGCACCGCCGGCGTCTGGCAAGGGTGTCGGTGGTTCGGATTGGTGGGGCGTGACGGATCAGATCCCACCATTGGCTCCGATGCAACGACGTGTCCTTCGAGCCTGGAGATTGATCGCCTGCACGGTCATTTGGGGGCATCGCTGATCCATCGGGATACCACGCGTTTTGTGGTGTTTGCACCTTCGCACCAAGAGGTTGAAGTCTTGCTGGTCGACCAAGGCGATCAACCAATGTCCACCCATCGGCTGCGTCGGACGGATGTTGGATATCACGTGGGGTTGGTCAATGAGTGTCCTGCGGGGACACGCTATCGCTATCGATTGTCCGGTGAAACCGTTGTCCCCGATCCGGCCAGTCGTTTTCAGCCGGATGGTGTTCATGGTCCGTCACAAGTCGTCGACCGCCGACACGCATGGGCACACCGATGCGCCGATTCGATCGGTCGTGATGATTTGATTATCTACGAACTGCATCTGGGAACGTTCACCGATGCGGGGACCTATCAGGCGGCGATTGATCGACTGGACGAACTGGTCGAACTGGGTGTCAATGCGATTGAAATCATGCCGGTCGCGGCCTGTGGCGGACGCTGGAACTGGGGCTATGACGGCGTCGATTGGTTTGCACCCATGGCCGACTATGGCACGCCGGATCAGTTTCGCGACTTCGTCGATGCGGCCCATGGCAAAGGATTGGCTGTCATCCTGGACGTCGTCTACAACCACTTTGGGCCGGAAGGCAACTATCTGCATCCACTGGGCGGATACATTTCCGCCAAGCATCACACGGTCTGGGGTGATGCACCAAACTTTGACCAGCCGCCGACCGATCGCGAAGTCCGACGGTTCGCGATCGCTAACGCGATTCACTGGTTGGATGAATACCGTATCGACGGTTTACGTGTCGACGCGATCCACTGCATCGCCGACGACAGTGAAAACCACTGGGTGGCTGAATTGTCGGAGGCGGTTCGAAAGTGGGGTGATTCGAAGGGCCGCAAACCATCGCTGATCGCCGAGTCCAACATCTACGATCCCCAGATGCTGATTCCTCGGTCACAGGGCGGCATGAACTTTGACGCGCAGTGGTGTGACGACTTTCTGCACAGCGTCTTTGCCGTTCTTCGTCCGGGCGAACAACTGTCCCAACGGACCTATCACGCCGAAAGCGACCTGCGACAGGTCATGTCACAGGGCTATGTCTTCGAAGGCACGGTACGTTCGCCACGCCAGCGGACCGAACCGGGGGCGCGAGTGGACACTGCGGGCTTGGTCTATTCGATTCAGAATCATGATTTCATCGGCAATCATCCGCTGGGCCAAAGGCTGCACACCATCGCCGGGATGTCGGCGCAACGTGCCGCTGCTGCCTTGCTGATTCTGTCGCCCGCCATTCCGATGCTATTCATGGGGGAAGAGTTCGCTTGCCCCAACCCGTTTTCGTTCTTTGTCGATTTTGGCGATGATCATCTTCGGCAATCCGTGGTCGAAGGGCGGCGCCGCGAATATCCACAGCACGATTGGTCGGCCGGGCATTTGCCCACCGATCCTGCCGCCATGGAATCATCCAAGATCGGTCCGAGGTCGGCCGGATCGGAATCGATGTGGCGATGGTATCGCGATTTGATTGCGATGCGAAAGCAACTGCAACAGGCTGCTTGCTTCGGCGATGATTGTTATGACGTCTTGGCAGGACCAAAGAACGTGTTTGTCATGCGTTACAGCAACGACAAGGTCGCCGTTACGATTCAAGTGTGCTTGGCCGGCCAGGTTTCCGCTGCCGTCCTGCAGTGCCGCGATGGTGAATCGACGGTGATGGATTCCATGGCCGATCAGTATCGTGAGGAAACCGATAGCGCCGCCGACCAAGAACATGCCGCGGCATCACGGGCATTGATCACCGCACGCGGCTTGGCTGACGGTTGA